In one window of Solanum pennellii chromosome 2, SPENNV200 DNA:
- the LOC107010209 gene encoding uncharacterized protein LOC107010209, with amino-acid sequence MGYRSWRRSILRVLSVKNKLGFINGDCKRPDTGIPQFRQWERCDDMVTSWILNSLTKEIAESVEYVFDSYEFWKDLEDRYDQTNGAKLYQIQREINELSQGTLDITAYYTKMKKLWEELSTLHIKVQYNCNCICGAKDNMYKVEQDRRLIQFLMGLNEVYTVVRGNILMMNLLPSLAQTFSLLIQDEKHRDIKPSAQMFIKSTSLNASSSGKKVMESAVFNANSSGGASSSRSLRLSNNSTGKNNANFKTNYSQTSFYGNSKPRVICDYCRRPGHIRDKCYKLHGYSQTNNNPQKNNYQNEYRDNNQNSRFNRGKGLMADVHGCSGEANDREARAETAHQLTKEQYVQFVELLQQFQAEKTNAKHMDNGGMNFAGPFNEEASGNW; translated from the exons ATGGGTTATAGATCATGGAGACGAAGTATTCTAAGAGTTCTGTCAGTTAAAAACAAACTGGGTTTTATCAATGGTGATTGTAAGAGGCCTGATACAGGAATACCACAGTTTCGTCAATGGGAAAGGTGTGACGACATGGTTACTTCCTGGATTCTTAACTCTTTAACTAAGGAGATAGCAGAAAGTGTAGAATATGTTTTTGATTCATATGAATTTTGGAAAGACTTGGAGGATCGATATGATCAAACTAACGGTGCAAAGCTGTATCAAATTCAACGTGAAATCAATGAGCTATCACAGGGAACTTTGGATATTACTGCTTATTAcactaaaatgaagaaattgtgGGAAGAGTTGAGTACATTACACATTAAAGTTCAATACAATTGTAATTGCATTTGTGGAGCCAAGGATAATATGTACAAAGTGGAGCAGGATAGAAGATTAATACAATTCCTTATGGGGTTGAATGAAGTCTATACTGTAGTACGAGGAAATATCCTTATGATGAATCTATTACCTTCCCTAGCACAAACCTTTTCTCTGTTAATTCAGGATGAGAAGCATAGAGATATTAAACCTAGTGCTCAAATGTTCATAAAATCCACATCCTTGAATGCAAGTAGTTCAGGAAAAAAGGTTATGGAATCTGCTGTTTTCAATGCAAACAGCTCAGGAGGAGCAAGTTCTTCTAGATCACTAAGGCTAAGTAACAACTCTACAGGGAAAAACAATGCTAATTTCAAAACCAATTACTCTCAGACCAGTTTCTATGGTAATAGCAAACCTCGTGTGATATGTGACTATTGCAGAAGACCTGGACACATCAGAGATAAATGCTACAAACTACATGGCTACTCACAGACAAATAACAATCCACAGAAGAACAATTATCAAAATGAGTACAGGGATAATAATCAGAATTCTAGATTCAACAGAGGAAAGGGGCTTATGGCTGATGTTCATGGTTGTTCAGGAGAGGCAAATGATAGAGAAGCTCGTGCAGAAACAGCTCATCAACTAACTAAAGAACAATATGTTCAATTTGTGGAGTTGTTGCAACAGTTTCAAGCTGAGAAAACCAATGCTAAACACATGGACAATGGTGGTATGAATTTTGCAG GCCCCTTCAATGAAGAGGCCTCTGGTAATTGGTGA